The Mycobacteriales bacterium DNA window TCCAGGTCGGCGCGCGCCGCGGCCGCGTCCACCTGGCCCGGATCATGCGTGGACAAGCCGAGCAGGATCTCGTCGCCGAGCATTTCCCGGGCGGCGGCGACCGGGAGGTCGCCCTGGCCCAGATGGAGGATGTCCGGGCGCACGACCCGGGCGATGTCCGCCCGGTCGTTCACCGCGACCAGCGCGCCGTGCCGGTGCGCGGCGTCGGCCACCACTTCGCACAGGGCGATCTCCTCGCTTGCCTCGAGCCCCTTCTCGCGGAGTTGCACCACGTCCACCCCGCCGGTGAGAACCGCGTCGAGGAAGTCGGCCAGGTCGCCCTCGCGGCGCCGCGCGCCGGTGCACAGGTACAGCCGGGCGTCGGCCAACCGGTCGCGACCCACG harbors:
- the thiE gene encoding thiamine phosphate synthase, producing MGRDRLADARLYLCTGARRREGDLADFLDAVLTGGVDVVQLREKGLEASEEIALCEVVADAAHRHGALVAVNDRADIARVVRPDILHLGQGDLPVAAAREMLGDEILLGLSTHDPGQVDAAAARADLDYFCAGPTWPTPTKPGRPAAGLGLVRHAALRGGMPWFAIGGIDATTLDRVLDAGARRVVVVRALTEAPDPEAAARGLAARLRG